The following are from one region of the Hippocampus zosterae strain Florida chromosome 9, ASM2543408v3, whole genome shotgun sequence genome:
- the LOC127607559 gene encoding V-set and transmembrane domain-containing protein 2-like protein encodes MRGVVGLVHYVGLYVQLNAAFSKEHGELDNRLSGNALFTEVPHDMTTQSGEDVEMACSFRGAGSPSSLEIQWWYTKDHRTGPKTSAQITNDVAPLEEKLKDATKISVVKVAGSNISHKLRLSSVKPSDEGTYECRVIDFSGSVAQRHHVRAYLHVEPSQDSDVRFHGSRQRSAQWSSQHRREEDVHD; translated from the exons ATGAGAGGCGTCGTGGGGTTAGTGCACTACGTGGGACTTTACGTTCAACTTAACGCGGCATTCTCGAAAGAACACGGCGAGCTGGATAATCGTTTATCTGGAAATG CTCTATTCACAGAGGTGCCCCACGACATGACAACACAGAGCGGTGAGGATGTCGAGATGGCGTGCTCCTTCCGCGGCGCAGGTTCACCTTCCTCCCTGGAGATCCAGTGGTGGTACACCAAAGACCACAGAACCGGGCCCAAGACGTCTGCGCAGATCACAAACGAT gtTGCTCCTCTTGAGGAGAAGTTGAAAGATGCCACTAAAATCAGC GTGGTGAAAGTGGCCGGCAGCAACATTTCACACAAGCTGCGCCTGTCCAGCGTCAAGCCGTCGGACGAGGGGACCTACGAGTGTCGTGTCATCGACTTCAGCGGCTCTGTGGCCCAGCGCCATCACGTTCGGGCTTACCTGCACGTGGAGCCAAGTCAAGACTCCGACGTCCGGTTCCACGGATCACGGCAGCGGTCTGCCCAGTGGAGCAGCCAGCACAGGAGAGAGGAAGATGTTCATGACTGA
- the LOC127607553 gene encoding keratin, type II cytoskeletal 8-like isoform X2 — protein sequence MIPRKSYSVSGSSSMSRRSFAGPQAGFRTSYTLGSSAGGFGAGSFGAGSFGAGGYGAVSSMSSSSMAGGNFGSGAGLVAPHITAVTVNQSLLTPLSLDIDPTIQAVRTQEKDQIKTLNNRFASFIDKVRFLEQQNKMLETKWNLLQDQTTTRSNIDAMFEAYIANLRRQLDGLGNEKVKLESELKNMQLQVEDFKTKYENEINKRTAAENEFVLLKKDVDGAYMNKVELEAKADALQDEINFLRAVYEAELRELQSQIKDTSVIVEMDNSRNLDMDSIVAEVRAQYEDIANRSKADAEAWYKQKYEEMQSSAGQYGDDLRTTKAEIAELNRMIARLQNEIEAVKAQRASLEAQIAEAEERGELAVKDAKLRIKDLEEALQRAKQDMARQVREYQELMNVKMALDIEIATYRKLLEGEENRLLSGPTSATIHVQQTSGGFSGSSSAGGFGFGGSSMSGGFGGSSMTSGYGGSSMSGGTYGGTVTKSSVSTTSSRRYI from the exons ATGATCCCCAGGAAGTCCTACTCCGTCTCAGGCTCCAGCAGCATGTCCAGGAGATCTTTTGCAGGGCCCCAGGCCGGCTTCAGAACGAGCTACACTCTCGGCTCTTCGGCTGGCGGTTTTGGTGCCGGCAGTTTTGGTGCAGGCAGTTTTGGTGCAGGCGGTTATGGTGCTGTTTCTTCGATGAGCTCCAGCTCCATGGCTGGTGGTAATTTTGGGAGTGGAGCTGGCTTAGTGGCTCCCCATATCACCGCAGTCACAGTCAACCAGAGTCTGCTGACCCCCCTGAGTCTGGATATTGACCCAACCATCCAGGCCGTCCGCACCCAGGAAAAAGATCAGATCAAGACACTCAACAATCGCTTTGCCTCCTTTATCGACAAG GTACGTTTCCTGGAGCAGCAGAACAAGATGCTGGAGACCAAGTGGAACCTCCTGCAAGACCAGACCACAACCCGCTCCAACATCGACGCCATGTTTGAAGCTTACATTGCAAACTTGCGCAGGCAACTCGATGGGCTGGGCAACGAGAAAGTCAAGCTGGAGTCAGAACTGAAGAACATGCAGCTCCAGGTGGAGGACTTCAAAACAAA gtatgaaaatgaaatcaacaaGCGCACAGCTGCAGAGAATGAATTTGTGCTCttgaaaaag GATGTTGACGGCGCTTACATGAATAAGGTGGAGCTGGAGGCCAAAGCCGACGCTCTTCAAGATGAAATCAACTTCCTCAGAGCCGTCTATGAAGCT GAGCTCCGGGAGCTGCAGTCCCAGATCAAGGACACCTCTGTCATTGTGGAGATGGACAACAGCCGTAACTTGGATATGGATTCCATTGTGGCCGAAGTGCGCGCTCAGTATGAGGACATTGCCAACCGCAGCAAGGCTGATGCAGAGGCCTGGTACAAACAGAAG TATGAGGAGATGCAGAGCTCCGCTGGACAGTACGGTGATGACCTTCGCACAACCAAGGCTGAGATTGCTGAGCTGAACCGCATGATTGCCCGTCTTCAGAATGAGATTGAGGCGGTCAAGGCACAG AGGGCCAGCCTCGAGGCTCAGATTGCGGAGGCTGAGGAGCGTGGAGAGTTGGCGGTGAAGGATGCCAAGCTCCGCATCAAGGATCTGGAGGAAGCCCTCCAGAGAGCCAAGCAGGACATGGCCCGCCAGGTGCGTGAATACCAGGAGCTGATGAACGTCAAGATGGCCCTGGACATTGAAATCGCCACCTACAGGAAACTGCTGGAAGGAGAGGAGAACAG ACTGCTCTCTGGACCCACTAGCGCAACCATCCATGTGCAGCAGACTTCAGGCG GATTCTCGGGCTCCAGCTCGGCTGGTGGATTTGGTTTCGGAGGCAGCAGCATGTCTGGTGGTTTCGGTGGCAGCAGCATGACAAGTGGTTACGGCGGCAGCAGCATGTCTGGTGGTACTTACGGTGGTACTGTCACAAAATCCAGTGTGTCCACGACCAGCTCCAGAAGATACATTTAA
- the tgm2b gene encoding protein-glutamine gamma-glutamyltransferase 2, with the protein MAQALDIDRWDLECDFNNTDHYTDLNGVDRLIVRRGQPFNISLYLRSGRYQPGLSSLECIAETGPQPSEQYGTRASFGLSANIDTSRWSAAVVSPPGDTVALSLCAAPDAPIGRYILTMGRSARIEFILLFNPWCSGDAVYLDSKESLEEYVLSQDGIIFQGDANHPIATPWNFGQFESGILDVCLRILDLNPKCLQNPGKDCSGRRNPIYVARVISAMVNCNDDRGVLLGNWTNDFDGGVSPMFWKGSVEILQNWQTQACQPVRFGQCWVFAAVACSISRALGIPCRVVTNYYSAHDVNRNLVIERYVNENGELVRSKEMIWNYHCWVESWMTRPDLIGSDYNGWQASDPTPQEKSDGVFCCGPIPVRAIKEGELMYKYDAPFVFAEVNADVITTMMKKDGTTYKVTSTQMVGKKISTKGIGSDHREDITHLYKHPEGSDEAREAFKKANHQNKLLQTKESEEGLNVSIKVSPEMKKGCDFEVFAVVTNNSSSDKKCRLLFGSCAVSYNGFQGGNCGFKDLLNVELPPGGARKVALRLNYSKYGGLLTEDNMIRLAALLVDYATRETTLAVRNIVLDNPEIQVRILGEPKENRKLAAEITLKNPLPEPLENCCFSMEGANLTGGRVISERLRSTVGPGEDAKVKMYFTPTHSGLRKLVVDFDSSKLCHVKGYKNVIIGK; encoded by the exons ATGGCTCAAG CTCTGGACATTGATCGCTGGGACTTGGAGTGTGACTTCAACAACACAGATCATTACACTGACCTCAATGGTGTGGACCGCCTCATTGTGAGGAGGGGCCAGCCGTTCAACATCAGCTTGTATCTTCGATCAGGAAGGTACCAGCCAGGACTCAGCTCTCTGGAGTGCATTGCCGAGACAG GTCCTCAACCATCTGAACAATATGGCACCCGGGCCTCCTTCGGCCTGTCTGCCAACATCGACACTTCTCGCTGGAGCGCGGCGGTCGTAAGCCCCCCCGGAGACACGGTGGCGCTGTCCCTCTGCGCCGCCCCCGATGCACCCATCGGACGTTACATCCTGACCATGGGACGCTCTGCGCGCATTGAGTTCATCCTGCTGTTTAACCCCTGGTGCTCAG GAGATGCCGTATATCTGGACAGTAAGGAGAGTTTGGAAGAATATGTCTTGTCCCAGGATGGGATCATTTTTCAAGGCGATGCCAATCATCCAATAGCAACTCCGTGGAACTTTGGCCAG TTTGAAAGTGGAATCCTGGATGTGTGTTTGAGGATTCTGGATTTGAATCCCAAATGCCTGCAGAATCCAGGAAAAGACTGTTCGGGCAGGAGAAATCCCATCTATGTGGCCAGAGTTATCAGTGCCATG GTGAATTGTAATGATGACAGAGGAGTTTTGCTGGGAAACTGGACAAATGACTTTGACGGAGGAGTGAGCCCCATGTTCTGGAAGGGCAGTGTGGAGATTCTGCAGAACTGGCAAACACAAGCTTGTCAGCCTGTTCGTTTCGGACAGTGCTGGGTGTTCGCAGCTGTTGCCTGCTCAA TTTCCAGAGCTCTCGGCATCCCCTGCAGAGTTGTTACCAACTACTACTCAGCCCATGACGTCAACAGAAACCTGGTGATTGAGCGCTACGTCAACGAAAATGGGGAGCTCGTTCGATCCAAAGAAATGATCTG GAACTACCATTGCTGGGTGGAGAGCTGGATGACCCGACCCGACCTAATCGGTTCTGATTACAACGGCTGGCAAGCCAGCGACCCCACTCCTCAAGAAAAAAGTGACG GGGTGTTCTGCTGCGGGCCCATCCCTGTCCGGGCCATCAAGGAGGGTGAACTCATGTACAAGTATGACGCCCCCTTTGTCTTTGCTGAAGTCAACGCTGACGTCATCACCACGATGATGAAAAAAGATGGCACCACATACAAAGTCACCTCGACCCAAATGGTGGGAAAAAAGATCAGCACCAAAGGGATTGGCAGTGACCATAGAGAAGACATCACTCATCTCTACAAGCATCCCGAAG GCTCTGATGAGGCGCGCGAGGCCTTCAAGAAGGCCAACCACCAAAACAAGCTCCTGCAGACAAAGGAGAGCGAAGAAGGCCTGAACGTGAGCATCAAAGTGTCACCCGAGATGAAGAAGGGTTGCGACTTTGAGGTGTTTGCTGTGGTTACCAACAACTCATCGAGCGACAAGAAGTGCCGCCTGCTCTTTGGGTCCTGCGCCGTGTCCTACAACGGCTTCCAGGGCGGGAACTGTGGCTTCAAAGATTTGCTCAATGTTGAGCTGCCACCTGGAGGAG CCAGGAAGGTTGCGCTAAGGCTCAACTATTCAAAATACGGTGGGCTGCTCACTGAGGATAACATGATCCGTCTGGCGGCTCTCCTGGTCGACTACGCCACCCGGGAAACAACGCTGGCAGTGAGAAATATTGTGCTGGACAATCCTGAAATTCAAGTCCGA ATCCTGGGTGAACCCAAGGAGAATCGCAAACTGGCAGCTGAGATCACGCTAAAAAATCCTCTGCCTGAGCCGTTGGAGAATTGCTGCTTCAGCATGGAGGGGGCCAACCTGACTGGAGGAAGGGTCATCTCTGAGAG GCTGCGCTCCACGGTGGGACCTGGAGAAGACGCCAAGGTGAAAATGTACTTCACGCCCACCCACAGTGGACTGAGGAAGCTGGTGGTCGATTTTGACAGCAGCAAGTTGTGTCACGTCAAAGGctacaaaaatgtcatcattGGGAAGTGA